From the Melanotaenia boesemani isolate fMelBoe1 chromosome 9, fMelBoe1.pri, whole genome shotgun sequence genome, the window CCTGAACCTCCACAAAATCACCACTGTACATAGTCATCACACTTCCACTTAGCTgagagcacaaacacacacacacacacacagataaacacacacacaggtcatgcatttaaaagcaaaatgacTGAGAATTCAATATCAATCTTTGACAGAGCTGGTGATTAAGTCACAATATGGATAATGTGGACAGTAGGTTTAGGGCATGGAGGAAGAATATCTGTTCATCCATTAGCTAAACCTGCTTTATCCTGTTGAGTCATGAGGGACTGAAATCTATCCCAGCATGCACTGGGTGAGTCTTCAATACAGCTTGAAGACACCTCACCTAAAAGCCATAAGTCTGATGGAATTTCTATGTTTTATTGTGGAGAGCAATATTGTTATTGTCTCAGTTCAGCTCTATGAGACTGGATATGATCTAACCCTGGTGACAACAGCTTGaaatttaatctttcttttatttttaagctaTATTTTCAACTTTGCGGTAAACATGGGAGCTAACTCCTTGATTTTCTACCAGTGTGTAGTCGAAGTGCATGGCTGCTTTGCAGAACTTTTCTAGGATTTTGTACGTTAACAACACTAAACACTCATGTCCAATGCCAATGCAGCCATTTCCAAAGCAGACATCTTGACAGAGGAAAAAGCACAAGCTGAGATAAAAACATAGATGATTTTTCTGCTCAGTTTAACAGGTTTAACAGTGAACCAGCACACACAATAACAAGTGGGATGCAGGAATCATGCATAAGCAACTcatgctgctgtgtgtgaaCATACAGACGACATAGACGCCATGCCAGAAGAGCTGCTCAGGTTAGTCACTGAGCTGCCTGCCATTAGTCTTCCTTGCTGGTATCTGTGCTCACAGGTGGAGTCAGCATCTTCGCCAGCGTTCTGAAACACAGACAGTAGGAGCAGAAAGCTCTGTGCACACTGAGGCAGAGCAAGCTTTGACCTTCTGGACTAAAGGATGCAGACGTTTTTACCTCATTCTGTAAGAACGAAGGAACAGATTTGCTCATTTTCTTCAAGTGGTCTGGACTTGAAAACAGAGCTGAGGAAGGTGATGTGATGGCTGAAACTACAGAGTGGTTTATTGAGAGCAAGAATGTACAAATTTTCCCCTTCAAAATGTTCATTATGAAAAGGAAATGCTATCTGTACCATCACTGCTGCGCCTAAGATCAGCCGTTGGGTCTGGTCGTCTTTCCTGTcctgcaagaaaagaaaaaagacaattaaagaaagaaaaaaaatcacacaaaattaTCTGCAcacctgaaagaaaaataaattgtctTGATAGGGCAGAGAATGTCTCACTTGGTGTTATAGATGCTGTGATGTCCTCCAAACTTTTAGCCAGATTTTTGGGCCGAGTCTCTGCTCGCCGCAGTGCTTTCCTAACAGGATTttggtcatcatcatcatcaatttcACCTTCATATAGGAGGAAAAAGCTCTGATTAACTGGGCCTGTTTGATGCTGTtttctctgtgtatgtgtgtgtgtgtgtgtgtgtgtgttttcccatTTTGTCATTTGATAACCTGTTTATATTGATATAGGAAAAGAAATTAGATTAATTTCCTTTTGTTCAACTCATGGATAAATCAGATCATTACTGAAGCTCCACAGAACATAATAAttacatgcaaataaaaatttagatattgaaatataaaaaaacagcatgtaGAACTGGAATTAAAAATCCACTTTTATTTGCTTGAGGCTTAATAGTGTATATtgatacattttgtgttgtcaTTAACTTTTAACCATAAAATATAAGGATTTTAACAAACTTGCCAACATAAAACGAAACAACTAAACAGCTGTGGAGCAAATGTGTAATTCAGTAagcttttttttgctttctgaaATACTGTGAAGATGTGAAATATTTCTGCCTTGACAGAAACTTCTTAAGGTCTGTAAACTTCTGCTTTACACTTAGATTCAGTAAAGTTAGAACCATGTGTTGTTCAGCCCATAAACTAAACACTGGCATCAGGCCACAACTAAACACCCTGTTTACAAAGATTTGTCACGGCAAACACAGACAGCCCAACACGGACATGATGTCAAGGATACTGCTGGATTCCTCGCCATGGAGACGGTAAACAGGCTGCAAACAGCAGCTGCAAACTAAATACTTTAAAACATGGGTTTAAAATCatcttatttaaaatctttatttagttcatttatacatattttatacaaaatatGACAGTACTGTTACATTTACTATAAATTTGTCAATTAAGATGTAGAATCGTTTCCATGTCACCGTTTTCTGTTTAGTGGTCAAACATTCTGTATATTagatttgtattttctttgtttacttatttatttatttgttagtgTTATTTTGTTGGGTCTGCTCTGACAAGgctatttttcagttttgcatCAACCAGTTTCTTGCTGGAAAGAAGGTTGTAATCTTgtgtttaattctttttttcactattttaatcacattattttgttacttttgctctttgaaatgtacatttttaagattaatttttaaaatgtttatataataaatagTCATAGCAATATGCTATATGCACATGGTTCATCATTAGTATCATTCAGGTCtaagagaaacacaaataatcCATCTGGTACAGTCATTTTGATAACTGCATTATCTCTTTTGCAAACTTTTCTGCTGATCTAATAACAGGAATGGTCATTGTGCATGTTGATTTGTTTACAAGCTGAAGCAGACTTTCTAGAAACTCAGCAGTTGTTTGCAATGGCAGATCATTCCTGGTGGTTATAGCCATGTTTATATGTAGTCATTCTAAAAGCTATCCACAGTCCTACGAGTTCCCATCAATCATCAAAGAGTAGAGCCTAGGTTTATAAAGTGACTAAATTGCTTTTTAGAATGACAGATTCTGTATTTAATCAttatttaactgcatttttggagacaatttcaataaaataaaaagttggtGCTCACGGTTTGAACTGTTCCTCGAGTTGGGCCAGGTTTCTGACGTGCTGCTGATTGATGACTCTTGGCCGGTGTCTGACTGACTGTAGTTTGCCCACACTGGGCGTTGATTAATCTTGTTGCTCTTCCTGCTGTGACGCTCTTCCGAGTTCACAGGCGTGCTGGACCTCACTGGTCCACTCAGGTCAAGATCAAACCCAGTCTTGACCTCTGTCCCTTCGTCCTTCACTGCTGGGGCGAGTGATGTGTGGATGCTGGTGCTGTCTGTCATCCCCAGGTAATGACGGTAGTCTGTAGGAACGAATGCTCGTGCACGTGGAGCCACAGTCTCAGAGTCCTCTGATGATCTTTTCGACAAAGAGCCTTTATCAATGCTCTGCCTGTGCTTTCTGCTCTGAGAGTGAACCGGGTTTACATCCATTCTGAGTTGGTTTGGATCTTTTTCATCAGCAACACTCAGACTGAACATGCTCGTGGCACGACGCAGAGAATTTCCACGACTGCTGGTAATACTAAAGctgtcttttttgttctttggaGCTCGACTCTCTTTGCCTGAATTGTTTTGTGGCTTTGTGAACTTCTCTTCTCTATTGCCATCTTTTGAGCTCCGTCTGGACTGTCTCGCCGGCCCTGACTCAACTGACATATAAGTAGGCAGGATATTTTTGCTGTCACTCAGCGGTCTTGACCCAGACCCCGTCTGTCTATCATGTGGAGACTTTGATCGATTCTGAGGACATGACTTCATAACAGCAGCTCTTGTTTTCTCAACAGCAGGATTTAGGCGAGAAATCTCTGAGTCAACACCCTTTAACTCCACAAATGAGAGCTGGGCACCTACTGGCTCTTTTCGTTTGGGGCTTTTGGGTTTGTCAAAGGTTAATGATACCCTGGAGTCGGAGGTGGCGTCGTCCCAGAACTCCCGCAGAGTGTTAAACTGGGTACGACTTGTGCCGAGGCTTGGAGACAGTTTATCTAATCTCTGATTTAGTGGGAGAATTGTAAAATTTGGATGGTTTTTGTGGTCTTCCTCATCACTGCATGATTCATTTCCAATTAAACTCAGGTCAAACTCAGACTTGGTAAATCTTTTATTCAATTTGGCCAGGTTGGCTCCACGAGCAAATTTTCCTTCTCCATAAGCTTTTGGTTTACCAGTGTAAAACACGGGCTTGTTGCGTTCCTGCTCCCAGAAGGATTTAAGCTGCTTTATTCTCTCTGCTGTGCTATCCTGATGTCCCTGACTATTTAAGTGAGGACTATTAGTCTTGTCTTTATTGGATACCTCCTCTTTCCTTTTAGGAGACATGCTTGAATGCATACTGTTATCTTCACTgtccctcctcttcatctcttcACTTGAAACTCTGCAAATTTGTGCTTTGGTAGTGATCTGGGCATAATTTCCACCTGGTTTGAAGTCCATATGTGGATTGTTTCTTGTCAAACTGAGCTTCTCAGAGTCTGAACTGACCCTTGTGTGTTGATCTGTATCCTGCTGAGTCACAGGGATGGTCGCTGATAGCAGTTCTTGCAGGATCAGCTCTCCTGATTCTGAAATACCATCTGGCTGCAGCTTTGGTTTGACTACAGAAGCACTCTCAGACACTGGATCGATGGCTGTTCTTTCTGGTGAGCTCAGTCGGGATACACATAAAGTCTCACTATCTGAAACTCCTCTGTCGACCTTTTGGGGGCTGAAGAGCAACTTTGAATAAGCTGAGTCGCTTTTGTTCATTTGAGTTGAATTAATCATCACATTTTCTGCTTGCTGGTGATTATTTATGTAAACACTGCCTCCCATATTTATCTGTGGACTGATTACCAGCTGCTGTTCCCTTTCATCATTTGGATTTGAGGTGAATTTATCATGTGTTCCCTTCTCACTGTATATTCCAGGAACAGACGGGATATCAGCCCCTTTCTCCGCTGAAAGGTGAGCAGGGTTTGGTCCTTTGTCGCCGGGCGTTGCTGATTTGCTGATCAGTATCTTAGGGCCTGTGTTGCTTTTCTCCCAGAATGACTTTAGATGAGAGATCTTCAGTGGTTGGCTTTCATCAGTGTTATCTTTCACATCTTGTGAATGTGTTCTCTCTCTGGTGTCTATCCTCGCCTCCTCTTGTGTTTCAGTCAGTTCCCTGCTGCCTTTTCTGTGTACTGCTCTTAACTTTTTATCCTCATTGTTCTGTTTGTGGACGTGACTCATCTTTGCTTCAAGTGTTTCCCTCTCTCTATCACTTGTACGTCTATCACTTATACCATCTCTTGCTAATGAATCTTCATCTTGTAATTTGCAGACAGCGTGTCGTCTATCAGATCTCTTTGTGGCCTTTGGACCGTCTTCTGTATTCAGCCAATCACTGCTGTCTGTGCTGCGGTTGAACCAGTCCAGCACCTTCACAATGGACTCCTCCTCGTCCTCACCAGTGGGGCTGGTGGTCTGAGGGGATAATTTAAACACATGCTTGTGATTTGATCTCTGGGTTTGCTGGTCAGACTTGTCAATAAAGTTGAGGTCATAAGACAAGGGAGGATCTGGATCTGAAAAGGAAGATGGGAAAAGACAAAAGCGTGGTTCATTTTATCTGCCGCTGACCTCTTATTTTCCTCAATTAAAATAACGAAGTACAACAGCTCACAGACTCCTGCAGTAATTTAATATGTTCTCATAAAACAGCATCTATGTAGAAGCTTCTTGTCTGAGAGGAGCATTTCAAAACCATGGTAAAGTCTGTCTCTGGGTACGGGCTGTCACTTTAATCTCACTGCACATCAAAATGTGAGCATGTTTGTATTCTGCAGTACATCATTTAAGCAGAGTCATTTTCAcaactttaatctttttttctgttgaaatcTTTGGGGACACTTGTAATGCCCCTTTCACATCAGTTCTGTATCTTCTTTCAatgcagctgcagaaaatgAGACATTTCATGGTCATATCTTTTAAAGTAATACTGACAACCACAAACATTTGAATCTAAATAAGCTGCAGATGGTAGAATGTTCAACTTTAACTTCTAAACACGGTCACCAATACTTGATTACAACATGGCACATTGAAGAGTCAAGCCATGTGCAACattcatagttttttttgtttgttttttttactgtctagTAGTTGGTACTTGGATCAAACCAGCAGAACTTTAGGTCACAGCTGATCAGCAGCAGGATACATTGATCCTCCACTATGCATGTAAAAAGCAGAGCAACACTGATGCTCTTCGATATGAAAACTGATGTGAAAGTGATGCAGTGTGAAATTTACTGATGATAGTGTTTACTTGCTCTAAAACTtttgatgtttggtttgttttgaatGCATTAAATTTTCTCTTCTGTGGCTCAGTTCTGAGGAGCTATTAGCTTAAATGCCCTGCTAGAGTTTCTAATAATTATCCAAACCGAGAGTGCGTTCACCTACAGTATCTTTCTGGAAGTCTTCTTACCATAATCAGTATCAGTATGACTGAGCTATTGTTATGAAGCTGGTATTTAATCTCTAATTTATAGTTTTAATATGGCCAAAATAAATATGTCAGTTTCTAACCTTATCTTACTTTGTCCTGGTAATAAAGATAAGAGGAATTATTGCATTATAATTCCCAAAGCAGTCTATTATCAGTGGAGTCCAAATGTCTTCACTCTGGCTGTACAGTTGTGCAGATGTTACTAACTGAatccaaagattttttttatattaagagCTACAGGGAGGAGTATTCATATCATGCAGGACCTTCACACTTTATCTCTTGCAGTAAAAAAACTGACAAACGTTTTACAATTTTGTGGTAAATTTAAGAAATACCTTTTTGTAAGTATGCCAACCTTTGTACCTCAGGCAAACATACTTTCTTCCagaaatttgtaaaaacaaaataataataaaaaaacatcagttgCTTGGAGCTGAACCTCATAAAAACTTTGGTagccacagaaaaataaagacaaaagaaaaggctACTCACTTGtgcaaaaattatattaatgtcATATAAATGAACCTACCCACAGTGCTTTGAGGTAAACTGAGCTCCTCCTGCCTCACTGCTGACCTCATactgctgttgttttctttctcctgaATGTTGCTGCTTGGTTTGCTTAAACAGTTCGAAGCTGTGTGCTCTCTTTGGGTCTGATCATCTAGATCTTCACACCTCTGTGGTGCTTCTATTTCAGCCGACACATCAGTCCTGGTGTAGGTTGCAAGTCTGAAATTCAACAGAGTTTGATTTTTAATGAAAGGTCGAAGGATTTAACGGAAGATTTTGAGTAAAAGCTGTCCACTGACCCATCACTTGCTATAAAAGGctgatttctttctctttccagACTTGGATTTGAGGAAACTGCATCACACAGCTGTTGCAGGGAGTTTTCATCTGCAGATTTCGTTGGCTGCACAGACTGATTCAACTGATTAGAGGCACTTTTCTGAGGTGTTTCATCTGTGTTCTTCAGGAAGGGCTGGTCTGAGCTCACAGTGGATCGCTTCTGAAGGCTCCGTCTTGGAGCAGGAACAACAGGTCTTACCTGAGTGTTCAACCCCAGCTGGCCGTTACTGTCTAAATGACTGACAGTATGTCTTGAGAGAAATGTCCGCTTCTTTGGCACTGGCCTGAAACCCACAGAAGAACATTCAGATGTGATGGAGCCCCCTACAGTCAGACTGGACTCTACTTCTGGAGCATTTTTCAGTGGAGAGGTAGGCTCTGAGGGGGAGAAAGACACATACTATCAATGTACCACCACCTGTACCACACTCTTATAAATGTGTCTGATCCAAATCTGGGATCCAACCTGTCTCCTGTGGCTCCTGGTCCTGACTGGTCGAAAAGTCATGATTATATTCAGGA encodes:
- the sytl2b gene encoding synaptotagmin-like protein 2 isoform X1, which encodes MIDLSHLTEEEQGVIMTVLRRDAELKKAEEERLKKLEKVLNSSTQSDVKLKYLTGEWFYEAKSRRHNDKIHGSEIILASMKQGKAASLDGSLRIDRSKSPSSRGSDIVAPLKPARCSEAPQPQEINDTEKENRFLAVRSPRMPRQNPFNRASLIVVEPPEYNHDFSTSQDQEPQETEPTSPLKNAPEVESSLTVGGSITSECSSVGFRPVPKKRTFLSRHTVSHLDSNGQLGLNTQVRPVVPAPRRSLQKRSTVSSDQPFLKNTDETPQKSASNQLNQSVQPTKSADENSLQQLCDAVSSNPSLERERNQPFIASDGLATYTRTDVSAEIEAPQRCEDLDDQTQREHTASNCLSKPSSNIQEKENNSSMRSAVRQEELSLPQSTVDPDPPLSYDLNFIDKSDQQTQRSNHKHVFKLSPQTTSPTGEDEEESIVKVLDWFNRSTDSSDWLNTEDGPKATKRSDRRHAVCKLQDEDSLARDGISDRRTSDRERETLEAKMSHVHKQNNEDKKLRAVHRKGSRELTETQEEARIDTRERTHSQDVKDNTDESQPLKISHLKSFWEKSNTGPKILISKSATPGDKGPNPAHLSAEKGADIPSVPGIYSEKGTHDKFTSNPNDEREQQLVISPQINMGGSVYINNHQQAENVMINSTQMNKSDSAYSKLLFSPQKVDRGVSDSETLCVSRLSSPERTAIDPVSESASVVKPKLQPDGISESGELILQELLSATIPVTQQDTDQHTRVSSDSEKLSLTRNNPHMDFKPGGNYAQITTKAQICRVSSEEMKRRDSEDNSMHSSMSPKRKEEVSNKDKTNSPHLNSQGHQDSTAERIKQLKSFWEQERNKPVFYTGKPKAYGEGKFARGANLAKLNKRFTKSEFDLSLIGNESCSDEEDHKNHPNFTILPLNQRLDKLSPSLGTSRTQFNTLREFWDDATSDSRVSLTFDKPKSPKRKEPVGAQLSFVELKGVDSEISRLNPAVEKTRAAVMKSCPQNRSKSPHDRQTGSGSRPLSDSKNILPTYMSVESGPARQSRRSSKDGNREEKFTKPQNNSGKESRAPKNKKDSFSITSSRGNSLRRATSMFSLSVADEKDPNQLRMDVNPVHSQSRKHRQSIDKGSLSKRSSEDSETVAPRARAFVPTDYRHYLGMTDSTSIHTSLAPAVKDEGTEVKTGFDLDLSGPVRSSTPVNSEERHSRKSNKINQRPVWANYSQSDTGQESSISSTSETWPNSRNSSNREIDDDDDQNPVRKALRRAETRPKNLAKSLEDITASITPRQERRPDPTADLRRSSDVSAITSPSSALFSSPDHLKKMSKSVPSFLQNENAGEDADSTCEHRYQQGRLMAGSSVTNLSSSSGMASMSSLSGSVMTMYSGDFVEVQGNIQFSINYIQRLREFHIFVAECRGLAAVDPKRSRSDPYVKSYLVPDKANLGKRKTSVKKKTLNPTFNEILRYRVRMEYLRTQMLILSVWHHDTFGRNSFLGEVDVDLSKWDFDHTQMNFLALKARTIPTVEPSNGRGEMRLAIRFLPQITHSEGVAKEVSSTGEIHIWVKECKNLPLIRATIDPYVKCFVLPDTSRKSRQKTRVLRRTADPVFNHTMVYDGISEADLTEACVELTVWDRDRLASNLLGGLRLGSGTGRSYGALVDWMDSGPYEVALWERMMASPNEWVEDVLPLRMLNSAKAAFKVQHAAAKQYQVCRVQSFV
- the sytl2b gene encoding uncharacterized protein sytl2b isoform X3 → MIDLSHLTEEEQGVIMTVLRRDAELKKAEEERLKKLEKVLNSSTQSDVKLKYLTGEWFYEAKSRRHNDKIHGSEIILASMKQGKAASLDGSLRIDRSKSPSSRGSDIVAPLKPARCSEAPQPQEINDTEKENRFLAVRSPRMPRQNPFNRASLIVVEPPEYNHDFSTSQDQEPQETEPTSPLKNAPEVESSLTVGGSITSECSSVGFRPVPKKRTFLSRHTVSHLDSNGQLGLNTQVRPVVPAPRRSLQKRSTVSSDQPFLKNTDETPQKSASNQLNQSVQPTKSADENSLQQLCDAVSSNPSLERERNQPFIASDGLATYTRTDVSAEIEAPQRCEDLDDQTQREHTASNCLSKPSSNIQEKENNSSMRSAVRQEELSLPQSTVDPDPPLSYDLNFIDKSDQQTQRSNHKHVFKLSPQTTSPTGEDEEESIVKVLDWFNRSTDSSDWLNTEDGPKATKRSDRRHAVCKLQDEDSLARDGISDRRTSDRERETLEAKMSHVHKQNNEDKKLRAVHRKGSRELTETQEEARIDTRERTHSQDVKDNTDESQPLKISHLKSFWEKSNTGPKILISKSATPGDKGPNPAHLSAEKGADIPSVPGIYSEKGTHDKFTSNPNDEREQQLVISPQINMGGSVYINNHQQAENVMINSTQMNKSDSAYSKLLFSPQKVDRGVSDSETLCVSRLSSPERTAIDPVSESASVVKPKLQPDGISESGELILQELLSATIPVTQQDTDQHTRVSSDSEKLSLTRNNPHMDFKPGGNYAQITTKAQICRVSSEEMKRRDSEDNSMHSSMSPKRKEEVSNKDKTNSPHLNSQGHQDSTAERIKQLKSFWEQERNKPVFYTGKPKAYGEGKFARGANLAKLNKRFTKSEFDLSLIGNESCSDEEDHKNHPNFTILPLNQRLDKLSPSLGTSRTQFNTLREFWDDATSDSRVSLTFDKPKSPKRKEPVGAQLSFVELKGVDSEISRLNPAVEKTRAAVMKSCPQNRSKSPHDRQTGSGSRPLSDSKNILPTYMSVESGPARQSRRSSKDGNREEKFTKPQNNSGKESRAPKNKKDSFSITSSRGNSLRRATSMFSLSVADEKDPNQLRMDVNPVHSQSRKHRQSIDKGSLSKRSSEDSETVAPRARAFVPTDYRHYLGMTDSTSIHTSLAPAVKDEGTEVKTGFDLDLSGPVRSSTPVNSEERHSRKSNKINQRPVWANYSQSDTGQESSISSTSETWPNSRNSSNREIDDDDDQNPVRKALRRAETRPKNLAKSLEDITASITPRQERRPDPTADLRRSSDVSAITSPSSALFSSPDHLKKMSKSVPSFLQNELSGSVMTMYSGDFVEVQGNIQFSINYIQRLREFHIFVAECRGLAAVDPKRSRSDPYVKSYLVPDKANLGKRKTSVKKKTLNPTFNEILRYRVRMEYLRTQMLILSVWHHDTFGRNSFLGEVDVDLSKWDFDHTQMNFLALKARTIPTVEPSNGRGEMRLAIRFLPQITHSEGVAKEVSSTGEIHIWVKECKNLPLIRATIDPYVKCFVLPDTSRKSRQKTRVLRRTADPVFNHTMVYDGISEADLTEACVELTVWDRDRLASNLLGGLRLGSGTGRSYGALVDWMDSGPYEVALWERMMASPNEWVEDVLPLRMLNSAKAAFKVQHAAAKQYQVCRVQSFV
- the sytl2b gene encoding synaptotagmin-like protein 2 isoform X2 codes for the protein MIDLSHLTEEEQGVIMTVLRRDAELKKAEEERLKKLEKVLNSSTQSDVKLKYLTGEWFYEAKSRRHNDKIHGSEIILASMKQGKAASLDGSLRIDRSKSPSSRGSDIVAPLKPARCSEAPQPQEINDTEKENRFLAVRSPRMPRQNPFNRASLIVVEPPEYNHDFSTSQDQEPQETEPTSPLKNAPEVESSLTVGGSITSECSSVGFRPVPKKRTFLSRHTVSHLDSNGQLGLNTQVRPVVPAPRRSLQKRSTVSSDQPFLKNTDETPQKSASNQLNQSVQPTKSADENSLQQLCDAVSSNPSLERERNQPFIASDGLATYTRTDVSAEIEAPQRCEDLDDQTQREHTASNCLSKPSSNIQEKENNSSMRSAVRQEELSLPQSTVDPDPPLSYDLNFIDKSDQQTQRSNHKHVFKLSPQTTSPTGEDEEESIVKVLDWFNRSTDSSDWLNTEDGPKATKRSDRRHAVCKLQDEDSLARDGISDRRTSDRERETLEAKMSHVHKQNNEDKKLRAVHRKGSRELTETQEEARIDTRERTHSQDVKDNTDESQPLKISHLKSFWEKSNTGPKILISKSATPGDKGPNPAHLSAEKGADIPSVPGIYSEKGTHDKFTSNPNDEREQQLVISPQINMGGSVYINNHQQAENVMINSTQMNKSDSAYSKLLFSPQKVDRGVSDSETLCVSRLSSPERTAIDPVSESASVVKPKLQPDGISESGELILQELLSATIPVTQQDTDQHTRVSSDSEKLSLTRNNPHMDFKPGGNYAQITTKAQICRVSSEEMKRRDSEDNSMHSSMSPKRKEEVSNKDKTNSPHLNSQGHQDSTAERIKQLKSFWEQERNKPVFYTGKPKAYGEGKFARGANLAKLNKRFTKSEFDLSLIGNESCSDEEDHKNHPNFTILPLNQRLDKLSPSLGTSRTQFNTLREFWDDATSDSRVSLTFDKPKSPKRKEPVGAQLSFVELKGVDSEISRLNPAVEKTRAAVMKSCPQNRSKSPHDRQTGSGSRPLSDSKNILPTYMSVESGPARQSRRSSKDGNREEKFTKPQNNSGKESRAPKNKKDSFSITSSRGNSLRRATSMFSLSVADEKDPNQLRMDVNPVHSQSRKHRQSIDKGSLSKRSSEDSETVAPRARAFVPTDYRHYLGMTDSTSIHTSLAPAVKDEGTEVKTGFDLDLSGPVRSSTPVNSEERHSRKSNKINQRPVWANYSQSDTGQESSISSTSETWPNSRNSSNREIDDDDDQNPVRKALRRAETRPKNLAKSLEDITASITPRQERRPDPTADLRRSSDVSAITSPSSALFSSPDHLKKMSKSVPSFLQNENAGEDADSTCEHRYQQGRLMAGSSVTNLSSSSGMASMSSLSGSVMTMYSGDFVEVQGNIQFSINYIQRLREFHIFVAECRGLAAVDPKRSRSDPYVKSYLVPDKANLGKRKTSVKKKTLNPTFNEILRYRVRMEYLRTQMLILSVWHHDTFGRNSFLGEVDVDLSKWDFDHTQMNFLALKARTIPTVEPSNGRGEMRLAIRFLPQITHSEGVAKEVSSTGEIHIWVKECKNLPLIRATIDPYVKCFVLPDTSRKSRQKTRVLRRTADPVFNHTMVYDGISEADLTEACVELTVWDRDRLASNLLGGLRLGSGTGRSYGALVDWMDSGPYEVALWERMMASPNEWVEDVLPLRMLNSAKAAFK